The following coding sequences are from one Coffea arabica cultivar ET-39 chromosome 11e, Coffea Arabica ET-39 HiFi, whole genome shotgun sequence window:
- the LOC113719700 gene encoding uncharacterized protein, whose translation MTTSRRLADRKVEKFEKNITRRGAVPETSTKKGSNYPVGPILLGFFVFVVIGSSIFQIIRTATSGGMA comes from the exons ATG ACTACATCAAGGCGTCTTGCTGATAGGAAGGTGGAGAAGTTCGAGAAGAACATCACCAGACGGGGAGCAGTTCCTGAAACTAGTACAAAGAAGGGAAGCAACTACCCTGTCGGCCCTATCTTGCTTGGTTTCTTCGTTTTTGTGGTCATTGGATCATCTATATTCCAGATAATTAGGACAGCAACAAGTGGAGGAATGGCTTAA